Part of the Montipora foliosa isolate CH-2021 chromosome 13, ASM3666993v2, whole genome shotgun sequence genome is shown below.
AAGTAGGTAAGATTAATAATTCTAGAAAAGAATCGTTTTCGAAGCCAGAACAAAATGAGTTAACAATTTGCAACAAGAAAATTGTTTATCTTagccttaacccattgacaaaTTCAATGTGTTAGGTTTACGAGTGCAAACAGTATGCATTTTTTCGAATTATTAGTTTGGCTTGGGTCAAGATATTCAAGTTTTCGTTGGTGGACTAAATTCAAATGTCAAGTCTGTACAAATTAAAAGAGTCTCCAACAGTATCGAGTCTCTCTAAAGGTGGGGCAATCTACTTGGATTACTGAACCATCACTGATTTCTTCCCccttcaattttctttgaaacgAAAAGAGATGAATGATTTCCCTAACTAGGGCAGCTTGGCCTGACCAATCATCATATGTACTGGGATATATCATTTTATGACTTAATGAAAGTgtatattaaaaaaatgtttcattACTTTGGTGGGAGGGAAAGAATTGCAATTGACAGCTTTTGCTAATGAAATGGATGTACTCTTTAGGACACCTGGATATTTTTTCTGTTTCATAAATAAGGAGAAAACCGACTTGTCTTGACGCGAAACCATTGTAAAGAGGCCACTGTTTTCGTTTATCAAGCAATAAACCGTCTGTTGTATATGACGGCTTACTGACAAGACCCTATCAGAACTTATATCCTCAGGCAACTGGAATTGCCAATTATGGCTCAAGAGAACTTTAGTTTCGCAACGGATCACTGCTCGGGCGAACTACAAAATGCGACTTCCATAATTCTGGCATTTCTTCATTCAGTCTCTGGATTGGTGTCTGTTGTCGGCAACTTTGCTGTCCTTCTCGCGGTTTATCAAACGCCAACCCTTCATACACCCTCAAATTACTATATCGCGTCACTAGCAGCCGGTGATTTTCTTGTTGGTATGTTTATCTGTCCACTGTGGGTCACAAAAAGTGCGCTTAACATTTGGCGCAATCAACATCCTTTGACGATAGCTGCTGAACTGATGTCAATGCAAACACTAATAACGACTACCTTCAACTTAGCAGCGGTTAGTCTTGACCGATATTTAGCTATCATAAAGTCGTACTATTATTTGCAAGTTATGACACAATCGCGTTATTCCTTATCGATCGGTCTTATATGGGCTTTTTCCATTGCCTTTTCCTTCATTCGCCTGGCAATTACAGAGCCCACAGATTTACCCTATCTATGGATCGCTGTGGCAATTGTCGGTTATACGCTACCATTCGCAGTTATCACTTACAGCTACTACCACATATACAAGGCAGCAAAGCATCAGAGCAGAAGAATTGAAGCAGATAACAGAGCTGTCTCGGTCGTCACCGCGGAAGCCGGACAATCTGGCGTTGGTTCGTTTTGTGGTGTAACCAAGTGCAACAAGAAGGCAGCGAACACGATCGGGATTATAATTGGGGTCTATCTGATTCTGGCTTTCCCAAGCATGGTGATAGTTAGCATTCAGTTAATAACAACTAGCGTTTGCTTGAAGATTCGTATGATTCGCTATTGGTTTTGGGGCGCTTTGTTTACGTTTAGCAGCTCAGCAGTCAACCCTTGGATTTATGCTGTGAGGAATCGCGATTACAAACGAGCGTTTAAACGTATTTTCAAATGCAGGTTTTCTTCAGATACACGAGTTTCCGTTAGTACTGGCAAGTCCATTGAAACCTCACAAGTGCTTGAGTTACCTAACTAAGGGCAATCAATCTTTTCTGATTCTGAGTACATGAACATTTTCAGCTGGAGCAACACTCACGTTCTTTAAACTACTACTGAACGAGAATGGCATTTAAGTATGGCCAGAGGCTTTGTAGTTCCCTCAGGTTCACCGGTGTATCCATCCCACATAGATTAGGTGTTAGCAATCATTTTAAAGAGAAGATGCACTATGAAGGGCGTGGTACCTTACGAACGTGCGGATTATTTGTCGATCAACCGTGGACGCTTTCGAAACTCTGAGGTAATTTGGGCAACCAAAAAGTCTCTTACGGGAAATCTGTCTGTAATGTTTGATATAGCCACAAATGCTCCTCATAAACCTTTGTGCAGATACCACGTCCATTTTGAATTCTATTAGAAAACAGTCCAAAGAAAATAcacgcgctgattggttaaaaatcgtgtttctataactcgtggagacacagaactaattcacagaactagcacgagctgttgacgtagtgatggcgcgagcaaagagaatttacattttgataattagagttaacaagttgtgttcctttttctcgtcgcgttgttttctaaaagaaatagaaaacatgtactccgtgtttctatcgagttacaGAAACACTCTTGAAAATTTCGggtcgtgtttctataactcgatagaaacacggtacatgttttctatttcttaattgtttcaaatagctattatgggatgcccaggggggcaaatacatattagggagcttaagcatgcgcggtTTCGAGACGCGGactgcaaccggaagtgagctgttttcccttttaacttgtgttCACGCAACCACATTTTCattactaagtatcttttctccattagagatgattagtataaaaatctgggagacaccactgtcctggctcaagaaatgttcttttccggttgccgtccgcgtcattctcgtacccagagctgcgatcctcttggccagcgccacggatcgagagctctggaaGGTTCCAACTGAAGGGcttattttgattggctgatgaGATACAAAAGAATCAAACCGGAAATGATAATTGAAATGATATCGTCGTAAACATGGCCGATAACAGTGGCACACCAACTAAGCGATTCTCGAGCCTTAAGGATGTTTGCAGAACTTGCAACaataacataattttaaaaaaccatcCTCTAGATTTGTTTGGAGACAAAGCTAAAGAAGAAAGAATCGTAGCAGACTTGGAAAAAATGTTCGGTTTAAAAATTACTCGTGATGATGGATTGCCATCACGTACATGTAGGTCCTGTTACGGTAAAATATCAAAGATTCGGGCGTTTGCAAAAATGATTTTTGAGTCCAAGGCCCAACAAGAATCGGTTATCAGGGCGAAAAGAGGAAAGTCGGTTGGGGATATCCCGACCTCAGCTACTTCACCGGgatcaaaaagagaaaaaaggaaGAGTAAGGTACTGTACGTAACGTTCAGGAAATATCGAGCAAGAGATTCATTGCCGTGAAAGGTTATTAGTCTGTTTGAATCGGTCCTATTGGGATTTAGCTAAAGAAAggaataaaaaataatttttacacacAGTCATGGAAAATGATTTCTCCGTACTGTAGTGGtgctgtaaaatgaaaactgcTTGCCAAACAGTTTTAAAGCAATCACATGTAAACCTTTATAGTTGtttaaagaaaactaaaacgtTTTGTACAACAGTATAGTGATTCTGTATGAAAAATCTTATGTAGCGTATTGTATAATTTAATTGATGCTTataccaaaaaaatatataagtgGATCTCCCATTGCAGAGATCTCCTTTTTCTAAATAATGAAATACAAATGGATTGGACAATATGAgggaaataaaacaattattttacttgcataatttttttaaaaagtgagaACGACTAATTCTAGAGACTAAACTATTTTGTTTGTGATTGACCCCATCTCCCTAGGGGCATTTGTGGGGTGGGAAGTAAACAACTCCCTCAAATGCCTGCATGGCTATGCCCATGGGCTTCAGGAGCAGCTTGCCCCCTTTAGCAAAATGCTAATTTCAACTGGGGCATGCTGCTCCTATTATTTCTAGGAAGCCAGATTCAAATTTCCAGACACTATTTAACATGATATTATGCACATATTCCTCTTATACTAATAATTATATTGGTATGCAGGAAGCGGTTGAAGAAAGgtcaaaaagtaaaagcagcacTATTTGCCCCTGAAGTCTCTCCAAATATTCCCCTATGAGCCTTAATTTTACCAGCTGAGCCAAAAGAACAGGAGGCAGGTGTTGAATCTATGGGAACAACTGCAACTAAGAGAAGGAAACTTCCTACAGGCATGCCCCCCCTGAGATGAAAGAACTATCTAAAAGTTTTGAATTCCTTTCAAACTCTGGACTGCGAAACCCTGGACTGGTAAAGGTCTTGAACTTAACATGCAAACATGATTTGTATGGTGTTAAAGCTCATAATAAAtctgttgaaaacaaaaatgactcGTTGACTTTTAAGCTTTAATATTATTGACAGACAGGTTCAACTTCAGACCAAAAAGTGCAAGCATGCATGTATCATGGCCCTTTTCAACAATCACCTTGGACCAAGAATTAAATCATACAGGCTATAATTATTACACTTGGGATTTGTTTGATTGATACACCAACTTTTAACAATAACTTTCACCAATCGGATTTGAAGGTATGATGTGTTTTTAAAAGGACTAATGACTCATTATGTTGCATAAGTAGTCAAGCTTATGTATATCACAAGGGGtatcaatagaagccggttaccgtgGTGTACCACCACCTGCTTTGCCTCTCCCCGCCAgcctagtttgccttgattttcactaaaatgctatcataaacttgtcaaactgctgccttcaatggggctatcatggacggctagttcaaaagttattgaaaaccCCTGTATCACCACATTAAAAAGTTGCGTTTTTatactaatttgcatattttaataaCCAGTTACTCAAAGCCATgcgttagcgctaaccagtggTTTCAGTTCTAAGCTATCAGAACCAATAGGTTGTCATGGTATTTATCCCAGGTTAGTGCTAACCTAGCTTCGATCAGCTTTGGCTCTAGGGGGGGccaaagttttaaaataatgatATTATCATCAACTACTTGCTTCAATCAGATAATTTCAACACAAAACTTCCAGTTGCCATCTAGGCATAAATAGACTGTTTGTTTTTTGCTGTAAACAGTTAATTAAAATTCTTTCCTGTTGCATACTGTTCATGTATTGTTTGAAGAGTTGGCAAATTATTCGTTTTAAAAACATGAACATGGCTGGGACAATCCTTTACATGCTAACAGCCCACTTAAGCTTGGCAAAATCAGTGTCCATAGCTGTCTCGTTCTTCCAGCAGGTGCAAAACAGGTCAAGGTCATTGGGTTTTTTCCAATACTGTTGCAACAATGCTAAACACTTAATAAAGCGAACTTAAAGCCTAAACAAAGTTGTTAGGCCTTATAAGGTTAGCATCATTAAAGGTTATGGGTGTCTCAATTATAACTGccaaaacaatgacctttgaccTGTGATCGGTGTTTTGTACCTGCAGCATTTTCTTTTACATGCCTTCACTGGCCCATATTTCTGGATCATTTGCAAGCAAAAGCTTACAGGGATCTGCAGACTGGCAGAATCAtatcaatatttgtttaagTCATGATTCACCATTTGGCAAATACTAGCTACCGTATATTAATAATATCAATACTGTCTTTGCCACTTCTTATGAGTTAAATATGTATTTTAGTTATTATAATATGAAGATCAAGGTTAAAATGGTTcatttttgatttcattttgctCTACAAAATGTAATGTACTTTTATCTTGATGTCACTGGTTGAGCTACATCCTCTAGTCCTGAGcttacttttaaaataattattgttattatcataatttatCACCTAAAAGGAGTacgttctttttcttccttttttttgtttttggtttttaaagacCAAGGATAAGCCTTGTTTTAGACAGAAACACTGTTAAAATGCTGGCCACAATGATTGCTGCGACTGGTTCAACATCTCACCAAATAAGGAGAAATAGTTATGCATGACAGTGATCACGAGAATGCCGTCAAAGCAAGTACATGGCGCTTAGATATACTCCAGTGTTTTATTCATCTTTACCGATAACTTTAAAACATAATGTCAACATAGCAGAACCACCCATTATCATCATGCTTGGTGTCCCCTGCTGTACAAAGAAGTAATCCGTATATAATCTTAGACtttacttcttcttcttcttcttcttcttctcgacTATTCAATTTGGTCACCAATCAGGGCGTTTAGTGGAGAAATTACAATAACCGTCGACTTTTTGTCTCCTGGTGATCCAGCGAAGTCCATGAAATTGTAATGGGTGCAAGCAGCTGATAAATTAACGATTTGCCGTAGCCAGTTGGCAGAACTGCCAACACATCTTTGTTATCAATAACCACAGACTTAAGAACTTCGTACTGCTTTTCCTTCAACTGAAGATCGCCGGCACCTAAAACTGCAAATTGGCCCTGGCCAGagtatttaaacaaaattaaagaatggaAAAGCAGTAATGTATTCACTGGGAAACTAAAACCAGCTGCACTCTAGTAGCCCGAGCTATTCAGAACATTTCAATTAGCGCACAGATGTCCGAGCTTAtctaagggtgcgtttttttttttatgaaaatccaaaaacggatttctgATCTCGGctcaatggattcttcagcgtaaaaaaaaagcaaattttccatgacaacgcaaacaaacaaacctagAGTTgcgtgcaaattttaaaaaccaaaaaaaaaggggTTAAGTTtcttttggagaaattcttaaatgaaaaggccatcagcaaaaaaataccttaacgatcgataaaaagaaatgacgaaaaacatgctTTTTCGCTGCAGGgaaggtgctaacaatattattgctgtcaagaacttttagtgtaatttctggtgtgaaatttgcaggcaacctaactattttcgacctattcatgtcttcgatcgtacggtaaaatgggcgcgagaaaaacatttgggctgaACTGTCAcgtacggtagctgttgtgtatcatttttgcatggaaaaccgcttgtcaaaaatccttttttcaaatcctttcccaaaaaaacgctgaactgatgaatctcaaaaatccggattaGATTTAAACCGAAGTAACCTCCATGTACGCGTCAGACTTTCCTTTTGACTTTTGCGAACTCGCTCTACATGCAgaaacaataagaaaaaaatgtttggcaAAAGAGTAAGGAAGCGTattcgttgtcgataagagtaaaCGACCACCCTAAATCACATTTCGATTTGCTTTTTACCACAAAaggaatgttcttttttttttcagagcgcCAGCTAAAAAAGGCATTGCGCGACACATTGACGCGAGCAGTGTGGTATGGAcccttatcgacaacggcaaattagccaatcagattgcgagattggcaagaattgtggtaaaatattcAGTTCCTGCCGTGTACTTTGTCGTTAAAATTTCTCATTTATTGCTACTTCTCTAAATAAACGGATCAGACAATAGAAAATACATTTCGGTAGTTTGGTCCACTTTGGCCTCGTTTAgcacccccctccccacccACATAAAATCCTGGTTACGGGCCTGGTCAGTAAACATGGAACCAGCGAAAAAACGACCAAAACCATCCACAATATATTACGCCAAAACGCAAAaaaatatggcgttaccctcactattattgagagctaaccgtaaacagacTAACCTGAATGTTACTTAGAActaattaggctaaccgaatgttatttaggtctaattcaggctaaccaaatttttattttacagaCAGTCTGCgcgcagtctgcgtttttcagtgtcctgTTTTGGCTGGTTTTGGTtagttccatgttttagtaactacgtgCATTTACCCCAAGTTTAAAACAATGCTAACATTTACTGTACCCTTTggaccttattgttggaaatagctAGCAAAAGCTAACGGaccactttgtgttggatgtcaaattgGGTGCGCATCCAATTAGGTGCACTTCTGGACATAAGTATGTTTTTGAAGATAGTGCGTGTTCACatggaaaaaccttaaataagaatgaccacaaccaggttttctgagcccacgagactgagcacccccagcaaaccattgtgttaacgaaaaccgctggtcagcaaccttggttctggtcatttgctgtctaaggtcttccgttcacatgacgtcacggcggccatgttggaggagtgaaacaaagaaacagcagcCAGTTGTttggaggagtgaaatattcttttagGAAATGAACTCCATTTTTAATGAAAGTTCTTCCTTTTAGTCTGCAAATATGGTTGCTGGTCacatgagcaaaaacaatcCATTGTTCATTTGTCTTGATCTGTGAGATCCTTTAGTTCCTTTCCTCTTTTGCTATGCTTGTTGATCACGAGTTTGGATTACATGGGTGTGAGTTCTAACAAAAGGAAAAGGCGACGCAACTCCTTTCATGGTGTGTGTTTGTGTTCAATGATTAGGCCCAAACAAATGATTTTAGTGATGAAGAATTGAATTAGGAAGGTTTGCCATTGGAACGACACAGTTGAAAAGCAGATTTGAAAATCTTTACAATGAAATGAGTTATACAGATGACGCATGTATTACGATAAATTGGGAGCTGTATATAATGCAATTATTATAAAATGCATAATTAGCATATAGCAGAGACAAAGGCCAGTTGTAAACTGTTATTCAAGGCAAACAAGAATtaaaacaacaagaacaatGACAACAATATCTGTTATTTGTCACTGACTGATATGCAGCTTTCAGTAGCTCAAGCACTCGAGGTAAAATCATCAGCAAGCTACAATACAAGAGCTATAAGTTTTCTTGACAGAAATGATTGGGAATTTGAGGCCTTTAGgcacggcaggtacaaaacacaggtcattgATTTACCAATACAgtaagtatcctaaacattcataaaagctagccTTTGGCCTAATCAGACctgaacaaaacgtttttaggcctaatgttagcattggtaaacgaTTAGGGGTGTttctgtgttggtaaaacaatgacctgtgacttgtgaccgGTGTTTTGTTCCTCCCCCTTTTGGCGTTTGTTTTATAAGCAAAATTACTTGAACtagtaaacaaaaagaaagctttGAAAGGCCCCACCTagtagaaaagaaaaaaggctcTGTTACGAACCtagaaaggcccatcaggccggcgcttgtCTCTGGTTTCTGTCATGAAGCGaccaggagtatttctactccccccccccccccctggacgggatgctagtccatcgcagggttacccccagctttttctctggtacccatttatacacctgggcggagagaggcaccgtgagattaatgtgtcttgcccaagaacacaacacaatgtccccagccaggacccgaacctggaccactcg
Proteins encoded:
- the LOC137983021 gene encoding trace amine-associated receptor 9-like, with product MAQENFSFATDHCSGELQNATSIILAFLHSVSGLVSVVGNFAVLLAVYQTPTLHTPSNYYIASLAAGDFLVGMFICPLWVTKSALNIWRNQHPLTIAAELMSMQTLITTTFNLAAVSLDRYLAIIKSYYYLQVMTQSRYSLSIGLIWAFSIAFSFIRLAITEPTDLPYLWIAVAIVGYTLPFAVITYSYYHIYKAAKHQSRRIEADNRAVSVVTAEAGQSGVGSFCGVTKCNKKAANTIGIIIGVYLILAFPSMVIVSIQLITTSVCLKIRMIRYWFWGALFTFSSSAVNPWIYAVRNRDYKRAFKRIFKCRFSSDTRVSVSTGKSIETSQVLELPN